Proteins from a genomic interval of Cucumis melo cultivar AY chromosome 7, USDA_Cmelo_AY_1.0, whole genome shotgun sequence:
- the LOC103493638 gene encoding endo-1,4-beta-xylanase 1-like isoform X2: MPDRVVFYLEGPSPGIDLLIQSVEITCTCPNELETGIANAGGENISLNPKFDDYLKNWSGRGCKIALHDSMGNGKVLPQSGKFFASATERLQSWNGIQQEITGRVQRKVAYDVAAVVRVFGNNITSTDVRATLWVQTPNSRDQYIGIANVQATDKDWVQLQGKFLLNASPSKVVIYIEGPPSGVDILIDSFVVKQAQKISSSPPPPAENLSYGFNIIENNNLSNGTNGWFPLGSCTLGVGTGSPHIVPPMARDPLGPSQPLTGRYILATNRTETWMGPAQMITDKVKLFHTYQVSAWVKIGSRATGAQIVNVALGVDNQWVNGGQVEISDDRWHEIGGSFRIEKQAEKITVYVQGPAPSVDLMVAGLQVFPVDRRARLRYLRTQTDKIRKRDITLKFLGSSSSGIFVKVKQMQNSFPFGTCISRTNIDNEDFVDFFVKNFNWAVFGNELKWYWTEPQQGNFNYRDADELLDFCKSHNIETRGHCIFWEVQDSVQHWVQSLNKHDMMAAVHNRLTGLLTRYKGKFRHYDVNNEMLHGSFYQDHLGKDIRADMFKNANKLDPSALLFVNDYHIEDGCDARSSPEKYVEQILQLQEQGAPVGGVGIQGHIDCPVGPIVCSALDKIGILGLPIWFTELDVSSINEHVRADDLEVMLREAYAHPAVEGIMLWGFWEMFMCRDNSHLVNAEGEINEAGKRYLALKQEWLAHASGQIDEKSEFRFRGFQGTYEVQIVNGSKTTSKTFIVEKGDTPVEISIDL; encoded by the exons ATGCCAGACCGTGTTGTATTCTATCTGGAAGGGCCTTCTCCGGGTATTGATTTGCTCATACAGTCCGTTGAGATTACATGTACTTGTCCAAATGAATTGGAG ACTGGAATTGCCAACGCTGGTGGCGAGAACATTAGTCTGAACCCAAAATTTGATGATTACCTCAAAAATTGGTCTGGAAGAGGATGCAAGATTGCTCTACATGATTCAATGGGAAATGGAAAAGTTCTCCCACAGTCTGGTAAGTTTTTTGCCTCCGCAACAGAGCGGCTACAAAGCTGGAATGGGATTCAGCAGGAGATCACGGGAAGGGTGCAGCGAAAGGTTGCTTATGATGTTGCTGCTGTTGTTCGTGTATTTGGAAATAATATCACCTCTACTGATGTACGGGCTACTTTATGGGTGCAAACACCAAATTCTCGCGACCAATATATCGGAATTGCCAA TGTGCAGGCAACAGATAAGGATTGGGTACAATTACAGGGGAAGTTTCTTTTAAATGCTTCCCCATCAAAGGTTGTCATCTACATTGAAGGTCCACCTTCAGGAGTTGATATTCTCATTGATAGTTTTGTTGTCAAGCAGGCACAGAAGATTTCTTCTTCACCCCCACCACCTGCTGAG AATCTATCCTATGGATTTAACATAATTGAGAACAACAATCTAAGTAATGGCACTAATGGATGGTTTCCGCTTGGAAGTTGTACACTTGGTGTTGGAACTGGGTCCCCGCATATTGTTCCTCCCATGGCTAGAGACCCCCTTGGCCCTTCTCAGCCTCTAACTGGCCGCTACATTCTTGCAACTAATCGCACGGAAACTTGGATGGGTCCTGCTCAAATGATAACAGATAAGGTGAAACTCTTTCACACATATCAAGTGTCTGCCTGGGTAAAGATTGGCTCTAGGGCAACTGGTGCACAAATTGTCAATGTTGCACTCGGAGTGGATAACCAATGGGTCAATGGAGGGCAAGTTGAAATCAGTGATGATAGATGGCATGAAATTGGGGGTTCCTTTAGGATTGAGAAGCAAGCAGAAAAGATAACAGTTTATGTACAAGGTCCTGCTCCAAGTGTTGACTTGATGGTTGCTGGACTTCAAGTATTTCCTGTTGATCGCCGTGCAAGGTTAAGATATTTGAGGACACAGACAGATAAG ATTCGCAAGCGTGATATCACCCTCAAGTTCTTAGGGTCTAGCTCCAGTGGCATCTTTGTAAAAGTTAAACAAATGCAGAACAGTTTCCCTTTTGGGACTTGTATTAGTAGGACAAACATTGACAACGAAGATTTTGTTGACTTTTTCGTGAAGAATTTCAATTGGGCTGTGTTTGGAAATGAGCTCAAGTGGTATTGGACAGAGCCGCAACAAGGAAACTTTAACTATAGGGACGCTGATGAGTTATTGGATTTTTGCAAGAGCCACAACATAGAGACTCGCGGTCACTGCATCTTTTGGGAAGTGCAAGATAGTGTGCAACATTGGGTTCAGTCCTTAAACAAGCATGATATGATGGCTGCTGTTCACAATCGCCTTACAGGCCTATTGACACGCTACAAGGGAAAGTTCAGGCACTATGATGTCAACAATGAGATGTTGCATGGATCATTCTATCAAGATCATCTTGGCAAAGATATTCGGGCAGACATGTTTAAGAACGCCAACAAACTCGATCCATCAGCTCTCCTATTTGTGAATGACTATCACATTGAGGATGGATGTGATGCAAGATCTTCTCCTGAGAAGTACGTCGAGCAAATTCTTCAACTACAAGAGCAAGGGGCTCCCGTGGGTGGAGTTGGTATCCAGGGGCATATTGATTGTCCAGTGGGACCAATTGTTTGTTCTGCTTTGGACAAAATTGGAATTCTAGGCCTTCCAATCTGGTTCACAGAACTCGACGTGTCGTCCATCAACGAACACGTAAGGGCCGACGATTTAGAAGTGATGCTTCGAGAGGCTTATGCTCATCCTGCAGTAGAGGGTATAATGTTATGGGGATTTTGGGAGATGTTTATGTGCCGGGACAATTCTCATTTAGTGAATGCAGAAGGCGAGATCAACGAAGCTGGGAAACGATACTTGGCTCTAAAGCAAGAATGGCTTGCACATGCAAGTGGACAAATCGATGAGAAAAGTGAATTCAGATTCAGAGGGTTTCAAGGAACATACGAGGTACAGATTGTTAATGGCTCCAAGACGACGTCAAAGACATTTATAGTGGAAAAGGGAGATACACCTGTGGAGATATCTATTGATCTGTGA
- the LOC103493897 gene encoding uncharacterized protein LOC103493897, translated as MMKKKKKKSVEELEIENKLKLLNKPSIKTIYSEDGDVIGCVDIYKQPAFDHPLLKNHTIQMKPDLDIDLKMSNTQNKSFGSESNPFQIWQKSGSCPKGTIPIRRVRREDLLRANSVHHFGKKFPYGTSKLGQEFNRSTAILITTGLNYIGASGNINVWNPKVDLPNDFTASKIWLKNGPSEKFESVEAGWMVNPKLYGDAKTRFSLYWTVDSYKSTGCFDLTCSGFVQTNPSVAIGAVIDPLSSTNGQQYTIFLGIFQDPKSGNWWLKYQDQPVGYWPPTLFGYLDHSATLVEWGGEVFSSNIKVVPHTGTGMGSGDYASGLYEYASFVKQPRIVDYSIQLKYPNKVGTWADEPSCYSVDNYQRTYTSEPVFYFGGPGLSRDCH; from the exons ATTGAGAATAAGTTAAAGCTTCTAAATAAGCCTTCCATCAAAACCATTTat AGTGAAGATGGAGATGTTATTGGATGTGTAGATATTTACAAGCAACCTGCTTTTGACCATCCATTACTTAAAAATCATACTATTCAG ATGAAACCTGATTTGGACATTGATTTGAAGATGTCGAATACACAAAACAAATCATTTGGATCCGAATCCAATCCGTTTCAAATATGGCAAAAAAGTGGGAGTTGTCCCAAAGGAACAATTCCCATTCGCAGGGTTCGTAGAGAAGACCTATTGAGAGCCAATTCTGTCCATCACTTTGGCAAGAAATTTCCTTATGGAACTTCCAAACTCGGCCAAGAGTTCAATCGTtct ACAGCTATCTTGATCACAACGGGACTCAATTATATTGGAGCTTCAGGAAATATCAATGTTTGGAACCCTAAAGTTGATTTACCTAATGACTTCACAGCTTCTAAAATTTGGTTGAAAAATGGGCCTTCCGAGAAATTTGAAAGTGTAGAAGCAGGGTGGATG GTAAATCCCAAGTTATATGGAGATGCAAAAACTCGATTTAGTCTCTATTGGACA GTGGACTCCTACAAATCCACAGGCTGCTTTGATCTAACTTGTAGTGGGTTCGTCCAAACGAACCCAAGTGTCGCAATTGGTGCAGTCATCGATCCTTTGTCATCTACAAATGGACAACAATACACTATCTTCCTTGGTATCTTTCAG GATCCTAAGTCAGGAAATTGGTGGTTGAAGTATCAAGACCAACCTGTGGGGTACTGGCCACCAACACTATTCGGGTACTTGGACCATAGTGCAACATTAGTGGAATGGGGTGGGGAAGTGTTTAGCTCAAACATAAAGGTAGTGCCGCACACAGGGACAGGTATGGGGAGTGGAGACTACGCTAGTGGGCTTTACGAGTATGCTAGCTTTGTCAAACAACCAAGAATTGTGGACTATTCTATCCAATTGAAATATCCAAACAAAGTAGGAACTTGGGCTGATGAGCCCTCTTGTTACTCTGTTGATAATTACCAACGAACATATACAAGCGAACCTGTCTTCTACTTTGGTGGTCCTGGTCTCAGTCGTGACTGTCATTGA
- the LOC103493638 gene encoding endo-1,4-beta-xylanase 1-like isoform X1 → MRRACTCCFTSRSSNIKPQNTDCDKPSQSSIVTMMSTQENNASGVPEGVEEALTKLSPPRAANILLNHDFSMGLQHWHPNCCNGYVNLAESHNLDEASINTCAKYAVVTDRNEGWHGLEQEITNKIFPGTTYSVSASVGVSGSLQGSVDVLATLKLVYKDSTTNYLCIGRTSVLKEKWEKLEGTFSLSTMPDRVVFYLEGPSPGIDLLIQSVEITCTCPNELETGIANAGGENISLNPKFDDYLKNWSGRGCKIALHDSMGNGKVLPQSGKFFASATERLQSWNGIQQEITGRVQRKVAYDVAAVVRVFGNNITSTDVRATLWVQTPNSRDQYIGIANVQATDKDWVQLQGKFLLNASPSKVVIYIEGPPSGVDILIDSFVVKQAQKISSSPPPPAENLSYGFNIIENNNLSNGTNGWFPLGSCTLGVGTGSPHIVPPMARDPLGPSQPLTGRYILATNRTETWMGPAQMITDKVKLFHTYQVSAWVKIGSRATGAQIVNVALGVDNQWVNGGQVEISDDRWHEIGGSFRIEKQAEKITVYVQGPAPSVDLMVAGLQVFPVDRRARLRYLRTQTDKIRKRDITLKFLGSSSSGIFVKVKQMQNSFPFGTCISRTNIDNEDFVDFFVKNFNWAVFGNELKWYWTEPQQGNFNYRDADELLDFCKSHNIETRGHCIFWEVQDSVQHWVQSLNKHDMMAAVHNRLTGLLTRYKGKFRHYDVNNEMLHGSFYQDHLGKDIRADMFKNANKLDPSALLFVNDYHIEDGCDARSSPEKYVEQILQLQEQGAPVGGVGIQGHIDCPVGPIVCSALDKIGILGLPIWFTELDVSSINEHVRADDLEVMLREAYAHPAVEGIMLWGFWEMFMCRDNSHLVNAEGEINEAGKRYLALKQEWLAHASGQIDEKSEFRFRGFQGTYEVQIVNGSKTTSKTFIVEKGDTPVEISIDL, encoded by the exons ATGAGGAGGGCATGTACATGCTGCTTCACGAGCCGATCTTCCAACATCAAACCTCAAAACACCGACTGTGACAAGCCTTCACAG AGCTCTATTGTGACCATGATGAGCACCCAGGAAAATAATGCTAGTGGAGTTCCAGAG GGTGTGGAAGAAGCTCTGACCAAATTAAGTCCTCCACGTGCTGCCAATATCTTACTGAACCATGACTTCTCAATGGGGCTGCAACATTGGCACCCCAATTGCTGTAATGGTTACGTAAATTTGGCCGAGTCACATAACCTGGATGAAGCATCCATCAATACATGTGCTAAGTATGCTGTTGTTACTGATCGAAATGAAGGTTGGCACGGACTGGAACAGGAAATCACCAACAAAATTTTCCCAGGTACTACTTATTCAGTTTCAGCAAGTGTTGGGGTATCAGGATCCCTTCAAGGATCTGTTGATGTCCTGGCAACTTTAAAGCTAGTTTACAAAGATTCTACTACAAACTATTTGTGCATTGGGAG AACTTCTGTGTTGAAAGAGAAGTGGGAGAAGCTGGAGGGGACATTCTCCTTGTCAACCATGCCAGACCGTGTTGTATTCTATCTGGAAGGGCCTTCTCCGGGTATTGATTTGCTCATACAGTCCGTTGAGATTACATGTACTTGTCCAAATGAATTGGAG ACTGGAATTGCCAACGCTGGTGGCGAGAACATTAGTCTGAACCCAAAATTTGATGATTACCTCAAAAATTGGTCTGGAAGAGGATGCAAGATTGCTCTACATGATTCAATGGGAAATGGAAAAGTTCTCCCACAGTCTGGTAAGTTTTTTGCCTCCGCAACAGAGCGGCTACAAAGCTGGAATGGGATTCAGCAGGAGATCACGGGAAGGGTGCAGCGAAAGGTTGCTTATGATGTTGCTGCTGTTGTTCGTGTATTTGGAAATAATATCACCTCTACTGATGTACGGGCTACTTTATGGGTGCAAACACCAAATTCTCGCGACCAATATATCGGAATTGCCAA TGTGCAGGCAACAGATAAGGATTGGGTACAATTACAGGGGAAGTTTCTTTTAAATGCTTCCCCATCAAAGGTTGTCATCTACATTGAAGGTCCACCTTCAGGAGTTGATATTCTCATTGATAGTTTTGTTGTCAAGCAGGCACAGAAGATTTCTTCTTCACCCCCACCACCTGCTGAG AATCTATCCTATGGATTTAACATAATTGAGAACAACAATCTAAGTAATGGCACTAATGGATGGTTTCCGCTTGGAAGTTGTACACTTGGTGTTGGAACTGGGTCCCCGCATATTGTTCCTCCCATGGCTAGAGACCCCCTTGGCCCTTCTCAGCCTCTAACTGGCCGCTACATTCTTGCAACTAATCGCACGGAAACTTGGATGGGTCCTGCTCAAATGATAACAGATAAGGTGAAACTCTTTCACACATATCAAGTGTCTGCCTGGGTAAAGATTGGCTCTAGGGCAACTGGTGCACAAATTGTCAATGTTGCACTCGGAGTGGATAACCAATGGGTCAATGGAGGGCAAGTTGAAATCAGTGATGATAGATGGCATGAAATTGGGGGTTCCTTTAGGATTGAGAAGCAAGCAGAAAAGATAACAGTTTATGTACAAGGTCCTGCTCCAAGTGTTGACTTGATGGTTGCTGGACTTCAAGTATTTCCTGTTGATCGCCGTGCAAGGTTAAGATATTTGAGGACACAGACAGATAAG ATTCGCAAGCGTGATATCACCCTCAAGTTCTTAGGGTCTAGCTCCAGTGGCATCTTTGTAAAAGTTAAACAAATGCAGAACAGTTTCCCTTTTGGGACTTGTATTAGTAGGACAAACATTGACAACGAAGATTTTGTTGACTTTTTCGTGAAGAATTTCAATTGGGCTGTGTTTGGAAATGAGCTCAAGTGGTATTGGACAGAGCCGCAACAAGGAAACTTTAACTATAGGGACGCTGATGAGTTATTGGATTTTTGCAAGAGCCACAACATAGAGACTCGCGGTCACTGCATCTTTTGGGAAGTGCAAGATAGTGTGCAACATTGGGTTCAGTCCTTAAACAAGCATGATATGATGGCTGCTGTTCACAATCGCCTTACAGGCCTATTGACACGCTACAAGGGAAAGTTCAGGCACTATGATGTCAACAATGAGATGTTGCATGGATCATTCTATCAAGATCATCTTGGCAAAGATATTCGGGCAGACATGTTTAAGAACGCCAACAAACTCGATCCATCAGCTCTCCTATTTGTGAATGACTATCACATTGAGGATGGATGTGATGCAAGATCTTCTCCTGAGAAGTACGTCGAGCAAATTCTTCAACTACAAGAGCAAGGGGCTCCCGTGGGTGGAGTTGGTATCCAGGGGCATATTGATTGTCCAGTGGGACCAATTGTTTGTTCTGCTTTGGACAAAATTGGAATTCTAGGCCTTCCAATCTGGTTCACAGAACTCGACGTGTCGTCCATCAACGAACACGTAAGGGCCGACGATTTAGAAGTGATGCTTCGAGAGGCTTATGCTCATCCTGCAGTAGAGGGTATAATGTTATGGGGATTTTGGGAGATGTTTATGTGCCGGGACAATTCTCATTTAGTGAATGCAGAAGGCGAGATCAACGAAGCTGGGAAACGATACTTGGCTCTAAAGCAAGAATGGCTTGCACATGCAAGTGGACAAATCGATGAGAAAAGTGAATTCAGATTCAGAGGGTTTCAAGGAACATACGAGGTACAGATTGTTAATGGCTCCAAGACGACGTCAAAGACATTTATAGTGGAAAAGGGAGATACACCTGTGGAGATATCTATTGATCTGTGA
- the LOC103493640 gene encoding zinc finger CCCH domain-containing protein 20-like, with protein MMIGEQSRFNHTIQVPPWDPLEDHHITGVSSPVFVAGGVDSFIDSFSSIHRYLPSAADSDELDGVGEAVDGFSCDHFRMFEFKIRRCARGRSHDWTECPYAHPGEKARRRDPRKYHYSGTACPEFRKGNCKKGDSCDFAHGIFECWLHPARYRTQPCKDGLACRRRVCFFAHTPEQLRVLPQQSPRTPVSADSVDGSSRVAHAFDSYFSKGSFVTSPTSILSTPPVSPPSDSPPLSPNCPFNSMNGLVSCMRNLQLGKLKATGPHWGRIQLGSQNPLSPSGSGLYNLPSTPTTGNYELWGKNYEEEPAMERVESGRDLRAQMYAKLSKDNSVKEMDSTLTPDVGWVSELLM; from the coding sequence ATGATGATCGGAGAACAATCTAGATTCAACCACACCATTCAAGTTCCTCCTTGGGACCCACTTGAAGACCATCATATAACCGGAGTTTCCTCGCCGGTTTTCGTTGCCGGTGGGGTCGATTCATTCATCGACTCTTTTTCCTCCATTCACCGGTACCTACCCTCTGCGGCGGATTCTGATGAATTGGATGGGGTGGGAGAGGCGGTGGACGGTTTTTCCTGCGATCATTTTCGGATGTTTGAGTTCAAAATCCGGAGATGTGCACGTGGGAGGTCGCACGATTGGACAGAGTGTCCGTACGCGCATCCTGGTGAGAAAGCTCGACGGCGTGACCCGAGGAAGTATCATTACTCCGGTACGGCTTGTCCGGAGTTTCGAAAAGGAAATTGTAAGAAAGGGGATTCTTGTGATTTTGCTCATGGGATATTTGAGTGTTGGCTTCATCCAGCTCGGTATCGGACTCAGCCGTGTAAGGATGGGTTAGCTTGTCGCCGTCGTGTCTGTTTTTTCGCGCACACGCCGGAACAGCTTCGGGTTCTGCCGCAGCAGAGTCCGAGAACCCCTGTTTCGGCTGATTCCGTTGATGGGTCATCACGAGTTGCACATGCATTCGATTCATATTTTAGTAAAGGGTCATTTGTGACTTCACCCACTTCAATTCTATCAACGCCGCCTGTATCTCCGCCTTCTGACTCACCACCCCTATCTCCGAATTGTCCGTTTAATTCAATGAATGGATTGGTCTCGTGTATGCGCAATCTTCAACTTGGGAAATTAAAAGCAACCGGTCCTCATTGGGGAAGGATTCAATTAGGATCACAAAACCCTCTCTCTCCCTCCGGCTCTGGTTTGTACAACTTACCGTCAACTCCAACCACCGGAAATTACGAATTATGGGGGAAGAATTACGAGGAAGAACCTGCAATGGAGAGAGTGGAATCTGGGAGAGACTTAAGAGCTCAAATGTATGCGAAACTCAGCAAAGACAACTCTGTGAAGGAGATGGATTCGACATTGACACCCGATGTCGGATGGGTTTCGGAGCTATTAATGTGA